A part of bacterium genomic DNA contains:
- a CDS encoding N-acetylmuramoyl-L-alanine amidase, whose protein sequence is MKRRRLIAGWILLSGFVLVAATRPDGLGQVEEIRLFDHETHTRVVIELSREAQYEIHELSNPPRFYIDIEDTWIEAPNREPLAGTKDSPVRTVRGGQNMLKRARVVMELDGRDAGHRVFHLQKPFRIVADVFNGKPAPKQVKSYGGEDFDSRPVRRIVIDPGHGGKDPGAIGSGRVQEKKVVLEISKELRKQLERAGFEVFMTREKDVFISLEKRTAIANKLHADVFLSIHANASPDKRTHGVETYLLDTRYDRQTARVAARENGTTVGQLSELQKILASLRLGYNERFAARLAQSVQTSLLGSLGKKFRGTRNLGVKRGPFLVLFQANMPAVLVEVGFVSNRNEARNLKTPGFARAAARGIAGGIVGYREHHARSVVAER, encoded by the coding sequence TTGAAGCGGCGACGCCTCATTGCGGGTTGGATATTGCTTTCCGGTTTTGTACTGGTCGCAGCCACGCGACCGGACGGTCTCGGACAGGTGGAGGAGATCCGTCTCTTCGATCATGAAACGCACACGCGCGTGGTGATCGAACTCTCGCGCGAGGCGCAATACGAGATTCACGAGTTGTCGAATCCTCCCCGTTTCTACATTGACATCGAGGACACCTGGATCGAAGCGCCCAATCGCGAACCGCTCGCCGGTACGAAGGATTCGCCCGTGCGAACCGTGCGGGGCGGACAGAACATGCTCAAGCGCGCCCGAGTGGTCATGGAACTCGATGGTCGCGATGCAGGGCATCGCGTCTTCCATCTGCAGAAGCCGTTTCGCATCGTCGCCGATGTCTTCAACGGAAAGCCTGCGCCCAAGCAGGTAAAGTCGTACGGAGGAGAGGATTTCGACAGCCGCCCCGTTCGTCGCATCGTGATCGACCCAGGCCATGGAGGAAAGGATCCAGGGGCGATCGGTTCAGGCAGAGTGCAAGAAAAGAAGGTGGTGCTGGAGATCTCCAAGGAGTTGCGCAAGCAACTCGAGCGCGCGGGTTTCGAGGTCTTCATGACTCGCGAGAAGGACGTGTTCATCTCGCTGGAGAAGCGAACCGCGATTGCGAACAAGCTGCACGCCGATGTGTTTCTGTCGATTCACGCGAATGCCTCGCCCGATAAACGGACCCATGGCGTTGAGACCTATCTGCTCGACACCCGCTACGATCGCCAGACGGCGCGGGTAGCGGCTCGAGAGAACGGCACGACGGTCGGCCAGCTCAGCGAACTGCAGAAGATCCTGGCGTCACTGCGGCTCGGCTACAACGAACGCTTCGCCGCTCGACTCGCCCAGTCCGTCCAGACCTCGCTGCTGGGCAGCCTGGGCAAGAAGTTTCGCGGGACCCGCAACCTGGGCGTCAAGCGGGGGCCATTCCTGGTACTCTTCCAGGCGAATATGCCAGCGGTACTCGTCGAAGTCGGCTTCGTTTCGAACCGGAATGAAGCCCGAAATCTGAAGACTCCTGGGTTTGCCCGCGCCGCGGCGCGAGGTATTGCAGGAGGCATCGTCGGTTATCGGGAGCACCACGCGCGCAGCGTCGTTGCCGAGCGCTGA
- a CDS encoding DUF4097 domain-containing protein, translated as MKHALIAASLLVLSIPAISFADELNKSVPVQSGGKLDVNLSSGSIEIETHSEEEVRVETSATGVGSARAEFELTSDGKDSKLRGSSGGWFQWFGGTRVRVRIRVPERYSVDARTSGGHIEVEELGGSAELRTGGGNVDVQNVLGSVEIRTSGGTVQVADVVGDLDARTSGGRVSVSQVTGRIDVRSSGGSLRIHEVGGPVFAKTSGGSVSVRFNAQPEGEIVTSGGSIEVRVESEAHFDLEARTSAGRVSVDDEFDLHGEVRRGRIEGHVNGGGPLLELKTSGGSVRVEAD; from the coding sequence ATGAAACACGCACTTATCGCAGCTAGCCTGTTGGTTCTTTCGATCCCGGCGATCTCTTTCGCCGACGAGTTGAACAAGAGCGTGCCCGTACAGTCCGGGGGAAAGCTCGACGTCAACCTGAGTTCGGGCTCGATCGAGATCGAAACCCACTCGGAGGAAGAGGTTCGTGTCGAGACCAGCGCGACCGGCGTGGGTTCGGCCCGTGCAGAGTTCGAGCTGACCAGCGACGGCAAGGATTCGAAACTACGCGGTAGCTCGGGTGGTTGGTTTCAGTGGTTCGGCGGAACACGGGTTCGCGTGCGGATTCGCGTGCCGGAGAGGTATTCCGTCGACGCGCGCACTTCGGGTGGCCACATCGAGGTCGAAGAACTCGGCGGGAGCGCCGAGTTGCGCACCGGCGGTGGCAACGTCGACGTCCAGAACGTGCTCGGGTCCGTCGAGATCCGTACTTCGGGCGGCACGGTTCAGGTTGCGGACGTGGTAGGGGATCTGGACGCGCGCACGTCTGGGGGGCGGGTCAGCGTTTCGCAGGTGACTGGCAGAATCGATGTGCGCAGCTCGGGTGGAAGTCTGCGGATTCACGAGGTGGGCGGCCCGGTCTTTGCCAAGACCAGCGGTGGTTCGGTGTCCGTGCGCTTCAACGCGCAGCCCGAAGGCGAGATCGTGACTTCCGGAGGCAGCATCGAGGTCCGCGTCGAATCAGAGGCGCATTTCGATCTGGAAGCCCGGACCAGCGCCGGCCGAGTTTCGGTCGACGACGAGTTCGATCTGCACGGGGAGGTGCGCCGAGGCCGTATCGAAGGTCATGTGAACGGCGGAGGGCCCTTGCTGGAACTCAAGACCTCTGGGGGTTCGGTGCGCGTCGAAGCCGACTGA
- a CDS encoding TraB/GumN family protein has protein sequence MIRWGCWLSQIGSREFCAPLLVRVGFLLFIAVLPSVSSALDPPERRARGATSTVQPVQRLAPGQRALPMWEVTRFDHPDSVLYVIAELDYGRQPVTELPSAIERVFDSADTLIVSVDDLRPGFAERVASAVDRNRWLRRKKLPDLLDESTHAGLRSLLVGAGQEGDSLDSFRPWYAQGWVEWTFCEGRGFDEQYSLHRELLARAVSRRSSRSKIWKSVMPGSVS, from the coding sequence TTGATTCGCTGGGGTTGCTGGCTGAGCCAGATCGGGAGCCGAGAGTTCTGCGCTCCCTTGCTCGTGCGGGTTGGGTTTCTGCTGTTCATCGCGGTTCTGCCATCTGTTTCGAGCGCGCTCGACCCGCCTGAACGCAGGGCCCGCGGCGCGACGTCTACCGTCCAGCCCGTCCAGCGGCTCGCGCCCGGGCAACGTGCGTTGCCGATGTGGGAGGTCACCCGATTTGACCACCCCGACAGCGTTCTCTACGTGATCGCCGAATTGGATTATGGACGTCAGCCCGTCACTGAACTTCCCTCAGCGATCGAGCGAGTCTTCGACTCCGCCGATACCTTGATTGTTTCCGTCGACGATCTGCGCCCCGGATTCGCAGAGCGCGTTGCCAGCGCGGTGGACAGGAATCGCTGGCTTCGGCGCAAGAAGCTGCCGGATCTACTCGATGAGTCGACTCACGCGGGGCTTCGCAGCCTGTTGGTGGGAGCGGGCCAGGAAGGAGATTCCCTCGATTCGTTCCGTCCGTGGTATGCCCAGGGGTGGGTGGAGTGGACTTTCTGCGAAGGTCGCGGCTTCGACGAACAGTATTCGTTGCACCGTGAGCTACTGGCGCGCGCGGTATCAAGACGATCGTCGAGATCGAAGATCTGGAAGAGCGTTATGCCAGGGTCGGTGAGTTAG
- a CDS encoding VOC family protein — translation MTDRPFRILGLQQIAVGSTDKAALVHLWIDLFGLSLTGNKRLESENVDEDIATTGAGAFKVEVDLMQPIDAEARPKVHEPPLNHVGLWVDDLAAAVDWLSDQGMRFAPGGIRQGASGYDVCFIHPKGNDEFPLSGQGVLIELVQAPDEVIRAHDGVS, via the coding sequence GTGACAGATCGCCCGTTTCGCATTCTCGGACTGCAACAGATCGCCGTCGGCTCGACTGACAAGGCTGCACTGGTTCACCTTTGGATCGACCTCTTCGGCCTGAGTCTGACCGGGAACAAACGCTTGGAATCGGAGAACGTCGACGAGGACATCGCCACAACCGGTGCAGGAGCGTTCAAGGTCGAAGTCGATCTCATGCAACCGATCGACGCAGAGGCGCGGCCCAAGGTCCACGAGCCGCCCCTGAACCACGTCGGATTGTGGGTCGATGACCTGGCCGCAGCCGTCGATTGGCTGAGCGATCAGGGAATGCGCTTCGCTCCCGGCGGGATCCGTCAGGGAGCCTCGGGGTACGACGTCTGCTTCATCCACCCGAAAGGAAATGACGAGTTCCCTCTGTCCGGGCAGGGAGTCCTGATCGAGTTGGTCCAGGCCCCCGACGAAGTCATCCGCGCCCACGACGGAGTTTCCTGA
- a CDS encoding DUF4097 domain-containing protein, producing the protein MTGRSTILALCALALCLTLPGSAWAQDLDQRIPVKPGGSLQLDLDMGEEARADRVSLEVRSHDADEVYAVADLTGLGASTVMFRVEQDGNNVRIYGRAGGLMSWLFGGPTVAVRVWVPRDFSLDLRSASGPIRIEDVHGSVRARTTDASIEVRGTVGDLQLRTGTGDVRVDEAKGDALIRATQGSIELEWVDGNVEARNGIGNISLRHVNGEVKLRTDEGELQLREVRGPVHAVTERGAVYVLFSAEPAGKIDTRRGSIVVAFPDHAGAQLDAQAREGSVELAPGLVKRRSKKASDRYLGPINGGGPLLRVYTARGTIRVGRR; encoded by the coding sequence GTGACCGGAAGAAGCACGATTCTGGCGCTATGCGCACTCGCGCTGTGTTTGACACTGCCCGGTAGCGCGTGGGCACAGGATCTGGATCAACGAATTCCGGTGAAACCTGGAGGCTCGTTGCAATTGGATCTGGACATGGGCGAAGAGGCGCGCGCGGATCGGGTCAGTCTCGAGGTCCGTTCCCACGATGCCGACGAGGTGTACGCCGTCGCTGACCTCACGGGCCTGGGGGCCTCCACCGTCATGTTCCGCGTCGAGCAGGACGGGAACAACGTCCGGATCTACGGACGTGCGGGCGGGTTGATGTCCTGGTTGTTCGGGGGGCCCACCGTCGCGGTCCGGGTCTGGGTACCGCGCGACTTCTCGCTCGATCTTCGTTCGGCCTCGGGACCGATCCGGATCGAGGACGTGCACGGTTCGGTCCGCGCTCGCACGACCGATGCTTCGATCGAGGTTCGCGGTACGGTGGGCGATCTACAACTCCGTACGGGTACTGGCGATGTGCGGGTCGACGAGGCGAAGGGCGACGCGCTGATTCGCGCGACGCAGGGTTCGATCGAACTCGAGTGGGTCGACGGAAATGTCGAAGCGCGCAATGGGATTGGCAACATCTCCCTGCGTCACGTCAACGGCGAAGTCAAGCTCCGAACAGATGAAGGCGAGCTTCAGTTGCGCGAGGTTCGGGGGCCCGTCCACGCGGTGACCGAGCGCGGCGCAGTCTACGTGCTGTTTTCGGCGGAACCGGCGGGCAAGATCGATACCAGGCGGGGTTCGATCGTGGTGGCCTTTCCCGATCACGCCGGAGCCCAACTCGACGCGCAGGCGCGGGAAGGCAGCGTTGAGCTGGCTCCCGGACTGGTCAAGCGCCGCTCGAAAAAGGCCAGCGATCGCTACCTCGGGCCGATCAACGGTGGCGGTCCTCTGCTTCGGGTATACACGGCGCGCGGAACGATCCGCGTGGGCCGGCGTTAG
- the mutS gene encoding DNA mismatch repair protein MutS codes for MAKSRTTTPMMQQYRALKEQAGDAVLLFRMGDFYELFAEDAERVAPILDLVLTTRDKDTTNPVPMCGMPFHAVEGYIRKLLAAGHSVAIGEQTEDPKQAKGLVRREIVEVVTPGLVASNERLDGSGANYLAAVLCEEGRYGLAYLDVSTGEFCATETERREVFEAELDRVSAREIVARSSEKSLVTRAPVRATSSLDFDPESVAKRVGRLPEGLDEDATDVAARAAAALWSTVASLQPAALDQLTGLRFYTAADTLLLDASTRRHLELFQNLQDGGKRGTVFELLDRTRTPMGRRRLANWIGEPLIQLSRIRERQERIRSWMEPDSRRQALSEALRGVGDLERRLTRVGLPGTSPRDVAALRESLSGVGRVHEVEALSNPLTEICAELERVLVDEPPNPPRGEPYIGYIRDGVDDQVDQIRSEGEEGNAYFADLELRERERTGIQTLRVKYNRVFGYSIEVGKAKADLVPEEYRRKQTTANAERFTTDELERWEGVVLRGRERAAAAESRVLQQTRGFVGERVELARGVAREIADLDVVHSLAQVARERDYVCPEVDDSLRIEVEGARHPVVETFVRDGFIANDLIMDADPNDTEAGRSIILTGPNMAGKSTLLRQVGLLVLLAQMGAFVPARRARIGLADRIFTRVGASDSLATGESTFMVEMRETATILKEGSARSLVLLDEIGRGTSTFDGLSIAWAVAEYLHDSPGLRCRVIFATHYHELADLARTKSGVRNFHFSCVERDGEILFLRHMESGAASRSYGIEVARYAGLPPQVIRRAREILANLEGGEFDESGTPRLARGPGERPPAQLGLFSTGTPESDAVREALRALDPERMTPIEAIVELQRLKQLIEEKG; via the coding sequence ATGGCGAAGTCCAGGACGACGACACCCATGATGCAGCAGTACCGCGCGCTCAAGGAGCAGGCGGGCGACGCGGTTCTGCTTTTTCGGATGGGTGATTTCTACGAACTCTTTGCCGAAGACGCGGAGCGGGTGGCGCCGATCCTCGATCTGGTGCTGACGACGCGCGACAAGGACACGACCAATCCCGTGCCGATGTGCGGCATGCCCTTTCACGCGGTCGAGGGCTATATCCGCAAGCTGCTGGCGGCGGGGCACTCGGTGGCCATCGGAGAGCAGACCGAAGACCCCAAGCAGGCAAAAGGCCTGGTGCGTCGCGAAATCGTCGAGGTCGTTACGCCCGGACTGGTGGCGAGCAATGAGCGGCTCGACGGCAGCGGGGCGAACTATCTGGCGGCGGTGCTCTGCGAAGAAGGGCGCTACGGCCTGGCCTACCTGGACGTATCGACCGGAGAGTTCTGCGCCACGGAGACCGAACGCAGGGAAGTCTTCGAAGCGGAACTGGATCGTGTCTCCGCACGCGAGATCGTCGCGCGATCTTCAGAGAAATCTCTTGTAACCCGCGCGCCCGTGAGGGCGACTTCGAGTCTGGACTTCGATCCTGAAAGCGTCGCAAAACGCGTGGGTCGCTTGCCCGAAGGTCTGGATGAAGATGCGACCGACGTCGCGGCCCGAGCGGCGGCTGCGCTCTGGTCGACGGTCGCGAGTCTGCAGCCCGCGGCACTCGATCAATTGACCGGTCTGCGCTTCTACACTGCCGCAGACACTCTTCTGCTCGACGCCTCGACGCGGCGCCATCTCGAGTTGTTTCAGAACCTGCAGGACGGTGGCAAGCGCGGAACCGTTTTCGAACTCCTGGATCGAACGCGCACACCGATGGGCCGACGACGCCTGGCGAACTGGATCGGTGAGCCGCTGATTCAGTTGTCGCGCATTCGCGAACGCCAGGAGCGGATCCGTAGCTGGATGGAGCCCGACAGCCGGCGCCAGGCCCTTTCGGAGGCGTTGCGCGGGGTAGGAGACCTGGAGCGACGCCTGACGCGGGTCGGGTTGCCCGGTACGTCGCCGCGCGATGTCGCGGCGTTGCGGGAGTCGCTTAGCGGTGTGGGACGGGTGCATGAAGTCGAGGCCTTGAGCAACCCGCTGACGGAGATCTGCGCAGAACTCGAGCGCGTGCTGGTCGACGAACCGCCGAATCCGCCGCGCGGTGAACCGTATATCGGCTATATCCGCGACGGCGTCGACGATCAGGTCGATCAGATCCGGAGTGAAGGGGAAGAAGGCAACGCCTACTTCGCCGATCTCGAGTTGCGAGAACGCGAGCGCACGGGCATCCAGACTCTGCGGGTCAAATACAATCGCGTCTTCGGCTACAGCATCGAGGTCGGCAAGGCGAAGGCCGATCTGGTGCCGGAGGAATACCGACGCAAGCAGACGACGGCGAATGCGGAGCGCTTCACCACCGATGAACTCGAGCGCTGGGAGGGTGTCGTGCTTCGCGGCCGCGAGCGGGCGGCCGCCGCGGAGTCCCGGGTGCTCCAGCAAACCCGCGGATTCGTGGGTGAGCGAGTCGAACTGGCTCGGGGAGTGGCGCGCGAGATCGCGGACCTCGATGTGGTTCACTCGCTGGCCCAGGTCGCTCGCGAACGCGACTACGTGTGTCCAGAGGTCGATGACTCGCTGCGGATCGAGGTCGAGGGCGCACGCCATCCGGTCGTCGAGACCTTCGTCCGCGATGGTTTCATCGCCAACGACCTGATCATGGACGCGGACCCGAACGACACCGAAGCCGGTCGTTCGATCATCCTGACGGGTCCGAACATGGCCGGAAAATCGACTCTGCTGCGACAGGTCGGGCTGCTCGTCCTGCTGGCCCAGATGGGAGCCTTCGTGCCGGCGCGGCGCGCGCGCATCGGTCTGGCCGATCGCATCTTCACACGCGTGGGGGCCTCGGACTCGTTGGCGACGGGCGAGAGCACCTTCATGGTCGAGATGCGGGAAACCGCCACCATCCTGAAGGAAGGGAGCGCCCGAAGCCTGGTTCTGCTCGATGAGATCGGGCGCGGGACTTCGACTTTCGACGGACTTTCGATTGCCTGGGCTGTAGCCGAATACCTTCACGATTCCCCGGGGTTGCGTTGTCGAGTCATCTTCGCGACTCACTATCACGAACTGGCGGACCTGGCCCGAACGAAGTCGGGAGTTCGGAACTTTCACTTCAGCTGTGTAGAGAGGGATGGAGAGATCCTCTTCCTGCGGCACATGGAGTCGGGTGCGGCCAGTCGCAGTTACGGAATCGAAGTAGCGCGTTACGCCGGTCTCCCCCCTCAAGTGATTCGGCGAGCGAGAGAGATCCTTGCGAATTTGGAGGGGGGCGAGTTCGACGAAAGCGGAACTCCGCGATTGGCGCGCGGTCCCGGCGAGCGCCCACCCGCGCAGTTGGGGTTGTTCTCCACTGGAACACCCGAGAGCGATGCCGTGCGAGAAGCGCTGCGCGCCCTCGATCCCGAGCGGATGACGCCTATCGAAGCAATCGTCGAACTCCAGCGCCTGAAGCAGTTGATCGAGGAGAAGGGTTGA
- the glnD gene encoding [protein-PII] uridylyltransferase, with amino-acid sequence MQPVCDDFFKVGKSPSGPSSAHLNPFLRAYLDAVREYLLKLHDEGAPARRVNEEHAELIDRLIRKLFRLTEDHYFEHFPRLNFRLAVIATGGYGRRELSLGSDIDLLFLYRGKINPYVETIAEALTHRFWDAKLPIADATRTINDCMRVGREDLSTLTSLLDARFLIGDPGLYAELERTVRAHLKDHSDDFIRGKIAEQAERHKAFGESLYLLQPNLRESVGGLRDYHTALWIARVAIWEVRRAEHLHVHGFIDSRELADLERSLDFVWRLRNELHRSGRKDDRLHFDAQERLAETLGFETTKEVLAVEDLMRHYYLHARVIQRVNDRVIGHTAEVRRQKTGRASRQTQSVAEGFAIVGKHLEIPRSSMLVERPMRLMSAFAIAQHHDVDISPRAQRYIREHLDLVDDEFRSDPEAADLFRRMLNAPARVYRMLELMDEVGLLGAYIPEFARLVGLWQQDLYHTYTVDIHSLFLVEQLRRIVKGVYRQELPLATELMREVRSPYLLYLTCLFHDIGKGLGGGHSEKGATMMPAIAKRLGLDDEGAELVEFLVRHHLSMSEMADQRDVNDHRLIENLARKCGSRSRLRLLYLLTVSDIRSTSAEAWTSWKAKLLDQLYRNTAEWFEAGARRDGKSFVLERAMNRAAATREDVVEQAIEAGIGVGLAESFLEQMPQRYLLDHEADEIKAHLNAAVEFAQSKTPFGVYSFGGSSEDDAPFWGLVVIARDRPGLFSLVSGVLSVFRHGILSAHAYTTRDGNAIEIFKVNPIAGGAEEDTAERERIAARLSRALEQGRVDASSQPRALTPVMRVQAPSVQITNEDSDFYTIIDVSAPDREALLYDITSTLSELGLEIVVSRASTRSDRATDAFSVTENGLKISDPERLVFVEEALLDAIQQVRRGAG; translated from the coding sequence ATGCAGCCGGTCTGCGATGACTTCTTCAAGGTGGGGAAGTCCCCTTCGGGTCCGTCATCCGCGCACCTCAACCCGTTCCTGCGCGCGTACCTCGATGCCGTGCGCGAGTATCTGCTCAAGCTGCACGACGAGGGCGCACCCGCCCGGCGTGTGAACGAAGAACATGCGGAACTGATCGATCGCTTGATCCGCAAGCTTTTTCGCCTGACTGAAGATCACTACTTCGAACACTTTCCGCGGCTCAACTTCCGACTTGCCGTGATTGCGACAGGCGGCTACGGGCGACGTGAACTATCCCTTGGTTCCGATATTGACCTCTTGTTCTTGTACCGGGGAAAGATCAATCCGTATGTCGAAACGATTGCAGAGGCGCTCACTCATCGCTTCTGGGATGCGAAGCTTCCCATTGCCGATGCCACCCGTACGATCAATGACTGCATGCGCGTTGGGCGAGAGGATCTCTCCACTCTCACGTCATTGCTCGACGCGCGCTTCCTGATCGGGGATCCGGGGCTTTATGCCGAACTCGAACGGACCGTGCGCGCGCACCTCAAAGACCACAGTGATGACTTTATTCGAGGCAAAATTGCCGAGCAGGCCGAGCGTCACAAGGCCTTCGGAGAGTCCCTGTACCTGCTGCAGCCGAACCTGCGGGAAAGTGTCGGAGGCTTGCGCGACTACCACACCGCGCTCTGGATCGCCCGTGTTGCAATCTGGGAAGTGCGTCGGGCTGAGCACCTTCACGTGCACGGCTTCATCGACAGTCGCGAACTCGCCGACCTCGAGCGGTCGCTGGACTTCGTATGGCGTCTGCGCAACGAGTTGCACCGCAGTGGCCGCAAGGACGACCGATTGCACTTCGACGCGCAGGAGCGCCTGGCCGAGACACTCGGGTTCGAAACCACTAAAGAGGTTCTCGCGGTCGAGGACCTCATGCGTCACTACTATCTGCACGCGCGAGTGATCCAGCGAGTGAACGACCGCGTCATCGGGCACACCGCGGAAGTTCGCAGGCAGAAGACCGGTCGCGCCAGTCGTCAGACGCAGTCGGTGGCGGAAGGTTTCGCGATCGTCGGCAAGCACCTGGAGATTCCCCGCTCCTCGATGTTGGTGGAACGTCCCATGCGCTTGATGTCCGCCTTTGCAATCGCCCAGCACCACGATGTGGATATCTCTCCGCGCGCCCAGCGCTACATCCGTGAACACCTCGATCTGGTCGATGACGAATTCCGCAGCGATCCCGAAGCCGCCGACCTTTTCCGTCGAATGCTCAACGCGCCGGCGCGTGTCTATCGCATGCTGGAACTCATGGACGAAGTGGGTTTGTTAGGCGCATACATTCCAGAGTTCGCGCGTTTGGTCGGCCTGTGGCAGCAGGACCTCTACCACACCTATACCGTTGATATTCACTCCCTGTTCCTGGTGGAGCAGTTGAGGCGCATTGTGAAGGGCGTCTATCGCCAGGAACTTCCCCTGGCGACGGAGCTGATGCGCGAAGTGCGCTCGCCCTATCTTCTGTATCTGACCTGCCTGTTTCACGATATTGGCAAGGGTCTGGGGGGTGGGCACTCGGAAAAAGGCGCAACGATGATGCCCGCGATTGCGAAGCGCCTGGGTCTGGACGATGAAGGTGCGGAACTCGTCGAATTCCTGGTCCGGCACCACCTGAGCATGAGCGAAATGGCAGATCAGCGGGACGTGAACGACCACCGTTTGATCGAGAACCTCGCGCGCAAGTGCGGCAGTCGTTCGCGTTTGCGTCTGCTCTACCTGCTTACCGTTTCCGATATTCGCAGTACATCCGCGGAAGCCTGGACCAGTTGGAAGGCCAAGCTTCTGGATCAACTCTACCGCAACACCGCAGAGTGGTTCGAGGCGGGGGCTCGGCGTGACGGGAAGAGTTTCGTGCTCGAGCGTGCCATGAATCGCGCCGCTGCGACCCGGGAAGACGTCGTTGAGCAGGCGATCGAAGCGGGAATCGGAGTTGGGCTCGCAGAGAGTTTTCTCGAGCAGATGCCGCAACGTTATCTGCTCGATCACGAAGCCGATGAAATCAAAGCCCATCTGAACGCCGCGGTCGAATTTGCCCAATCCAAGACGCCATTCGGGGTCTATAGCTTCGGTGGCTCGAGCGAAGACGATGCGCCGTTCTGGGGCCTGGTTGTGATCGCCCGCGACCGCCCGGGTCTGTTCTCGCTAGTCAGTGGTGTGTTGAGCGTGTTTCGTCACGGTATCCTTTCGGCACACGCGTATACGACCCGGGACGGAAACGCGATCGAGATTTTCAAGGTGAACCCGATCGCAGGGGGGGCCGAGGAAGATACTGCGGAGCGTGAACGTATCGCCGCGCGTTTGAGTCGCGCGCTCGAACAGGGCCGGGTGGATGCGAGTTCGCAACCCAGAGCGCTGACGCCCGTCATGCGCGTCCAGGCACCCAGTGTGCAGATCACGAACGAAGACTCGGACTTCTACACGATCATCGACGTATCGGCACCGGATCGCGAAGCCTTGCTGTATGACATCACGAGCACTTTGAGCGAACTGGGCCTGGAGATCGTCGTGTCGCGGGCATCGACGAGGTCGGATCGCGCCACAGATGCCTTCTCTGTGACCGAGAACGGCCTCAAGATCTCGGATCCCGAGCGACTGGTCTTCGTGGAAGAGGCCCTGCTCGACGCGATTCAACAGGTTCGGCGCGGGGCCGGGTAG
- a CDS encoding 3-deoxy-7-phosphoheptulonate synthase codes for MREAIEPELADREDALPSPRRARARVAGSKRTAQVVKRGRREIEAALRGRDPRLLVIVGPCSIHDRESALEYAHRLAKLARATRESLIIAMRTYFEKPRTTVGWKGLLNDPDLDGSCKIGRGLLLARQILAEVNELGLPCASEVLDPITPHYLGDLLSWAAIGARTSESQVHRELASGLAMPVGFKNGTGGALEIARDAIQAARSPHRSLGIDMEGRVARQRREGNPNGHLVLRGGASGPNHTGEHIERGAELVRELAGAPILERPILVDCSHDNSGKDPALQAQVCRAVVSADGPHPSLLGVLLESHLFEGRQDWRPDTRLEYGVSLTDPCLGWEQTEELILHLAEASASKPRRRAGTLATA; via the coding sequence ATGCGGGAAGCCATCGAACCAGAACTCGCCGACAGAGAGGACGCGCTGCCGTCGCCTCGCCGGGCGCGGGCGCGGGTAGCGGGCTCCAAACGCACGGCTCAGGTCGTGAAACGCGGTCGGCGCGAGATCGAAGCCGCCCTACGGGGTCGCGATCCGCGACTCCTGGTGATCGTGGGCCCCTGTTCCATCCACGACCGCGAATCTGCCCTGGAATACGCGCACCGCCTAGCCAAGCTGGCCCGCGCGACCCGGGAGAGCCTGATCATCGCGATGCGTACCTACTTCGAAAAACCGCGCACCACGGTCGGCTGGAAGGGTCTGCTCAACGACCCCGATCTCGACGGATCGTGCAAAATCGGGCGCGGCCTCTTGCTGGCCCGTCAGATTCTGGCCGAAGTCAATGAACTCGGCCTGCCCTGCGCGAGTGAGGTGCTCGACCCGATCACTCCGCACTATCTGGGCGATCTGCTGAGCTGGGCCGCGATCGGTGCTCGTACGAGCGAGAGCCAGGTGCACCGCGAACTCGCGAGCGGGCTTGCCATGCCCGTGGGTTTCAAGAACGGCACGGGTGGAGCCCTCGAGATCGCTCGAGATGCGATCCAGGCCGCCCGGAGTCCTCACAGATCACTCGGTATCGACATGGAGGGTCGGGTGGCACGGCAGCGCCGTGAAGGCAACCCTAACGGGCACCTGGTGTTGCGCGGCGGCGCCTCAGGCCCCAACCACACCGGCGAACACATCGAACGCGGAGCAGAACTCGTAAGAGAACTCGCCGGTGCCCCGATCCTGGAACGCCCGATCCTGGTCGATTGCTCGCACGACAACTCGGGCAAGGACCCGGCGCTTCAGGCGCAGGTCTGTCGAGCGGTCGTCTCCGCCGACGGCCCGCACCCGTCGCTATTGGGCGTATTGCTCGAAAGCCATCTCTTCGAGGGGCGTCAGGACTGGCGACCCGACACACGACTCGAGTACGGGGTATCGCTGACCGATCCCTGCCTGGGCTGGGAGCAGACAGAGGAGCTGATCCTCCACCTGGCGGAAGCCTCCGCCTCGAAACCGCGCCGCCGAGCGGGTACCCTGGCAACCGCTTGA